Proteins from one Phyllobacterium zundukense genomic window:
- a CDS encoding CaiB/BaiF CoA transferase family protein, translating into MTAENELPLAGLLVVDMSQFLSGPYASLRLMDLGARVIKIERPDGGDLSRRLYLSDTEIGGDSTIFHAINRAKESLAIDMKNEADLAALKSLLANADVVIQNFRPGVIQRLGLDYEAVKAINPRLVYASISGYGDEGPWVSRPGQDLLAQSRSGLMWLNGDESQGPVPFGLAVGDMLAGAAIVQGILACLVRRGVTGKGSHIETSLMESLIDFQFEVLTTHLNDGRRLPKRSDFRSAHAYLSAPYGVYHTKDSYLALAMTPLPKLADLLSLDDLAPYRDNPATWFTARDEIKRIIAARLETQTTDHWLAILEPADIWCAKVLNWEELLESEGFKVLDMLQTVERDDHVSILTTRSPIRVNGQRSKFDRAAPRIGEHSEAIRKEFGL; encoded by the coding sequence ATGACTGCCGAGAATGAATTACCGTTGGCGGGCCTGCTTGTCGTCGATATGAGCCAGTTCCTGTCCGGGCCTTATGCGTCACTGCGCCTGATGGATCTCGGCGCACGTGTCATCAAAATCGAGCGGCCTGATGGAGGCGACCTCTCCCGGCGGCTTTATCTGAGCGATACGGAAATCGGCGGCGACTCGACAATCTTCCATGCGATCAACCGGGCCAAGGAGAGTCTGGCGATTGACATGAAGAACGAGGCTGATCTTGCGGCTTTGAAATCATTGCTCGCCAACGCAGATGTGGTGATCCAGAATTTCCGCCCCGGTGTCATCCAGCGCCTTGGTCTCGACTACGAGGCGGTGAAGGCAATCAACCCGCGTCTCGTCTATGCCAGTATTTCCGGCTATGGCGATGAAGGCCCTTGGGTTTCTCGCCCGGGTCAGGATCTTTTGGCGCAGTCCCGTTCCGGACTGATGTGGTTGAACGGCGACGAGAGCCAAGGGCCAGTGCCATTTGGGCTGGCGGTAGGCGATATGCTGGCGGGCGCGGCGATCGTGCAGGGCATTCTCGCCTGTCTTGTCAGGCGCGGCGTCACTGGCAAGGGCAGTCACATCGAGACAAGTCTGATGGAATCGCTCATCGACTTCCAGTTCGAAGTTTTGACCACACATTTGAACGACGGCCGGCGCCTGCCAAAACGTTCGGATTTCCGCAGTGCCCACGCTTATCTTTCCGCTCCCTACGGCGTTTACCACACGAAGGACAGCTATCTGGCGCTGGCGATGACCCCGCTGCCGAAATTGGCAGACCTGCTTTCGCTCGATGATCTAGCGCCCTACCGCGACAACCCGGCTACTTGGTTCACGGCGCGCGACGAGATCAAGCGTATTATCGCTGCCCGGCTCGAAACACAGACCACCGACCATTGGCTCGCCATTCTCGAACCGGCCGATATCTGGTGTGCCAAGGTGTTGAACTGGGAGGAGCTTCTGGAAAGTGAAGGCTTCAAGGTTCTCGACATGTTGCAGACCGTGGAGCGCGACGACCATGTTTCGATCCTCACCACGCGTTCGCCAATAAGGGTCAACGGCCAGCGCTCGAAGTTTGATCGCGCCGCGCCACGTATCGGCGAACACAGCGAGGCGATCCGCAAAGAGTTTGGCCTATGA
- a CDS encoding extracellular solute-binding protein — translation MSAIKLKGMTWSHPRGFDPMVACSKLWKEQTGIDIEWEKRSLQDFESFPVEELARKYDLIVIDHPHVGQVTAENCLAPLDVPGRETEQQALSAGSVGQSYPSYHWQGRQWAFPIDTATQVCAWRPDLLENSPASWDEVVRLAKAGRVLLPLRSPHSLMTFYTLSGNTGSPCAVTGQLIDPETGIRAFGMMHEIAALIDPACFEMDPIAALERMGEAGSHIACSPLIYGYVNYSIDGFRPNLVAFADIPAAGDDGPAGSSLGGTGIGVSAFSTNRTAAIDFAYWIAGGDIQRGPYASAGGQPAHADAWEDETVNEATANFYTATRKTLEAAWVRPRHNGYMNFQEAASDRLNAGLLQRHAARTVIDDLNALFRQSFAG, via the coding sequence ATGAGCGCGATCAAGCTCAAAGGGATGACCTGGAGCCATCCGCGCGGCTTTGATCCGATGGTTGCCTGTTCAAAACTCTGGAAAGAACAGACCGGCATAGACATAGAATGGGAAAAGCGCTCGCTGCAGGATTTCGAGTCCTTTCCCGTCGAGGAGCTGGCGCGGAAATATGATCTGATCGTCATCGATCATCCGCATGTCGGCCAGGTCACAGCTGAAAATTGTCTTGCGCCGCTCGATGTGCCGGGGCGTGAGACAGAGCAGCAAGCGCTTTCCGCTGGAAGCGTCGGGCAGTCCTATCCAAGCTATCATTGGCAGGGGAGGCAATGGGCGTTTCCGATCGATACCGCGACGCAAGTTTGTGCGTGGCGGCCCGACCTGCTCGAAAATTCGCCAGCAAGCTGGGACGAGGTAGTGAGGCTGGCGAAGGCGGGCAGGGTCTTGCTGCCGCTGCGGTCGCCCCATTCGCTGATGACGTTTTATACATTGAGCGGCAATACTGGTTCACCTTGCGCGGTCACCGGGCAACTGATTGATCCTGAAACTGGAATTCGTGCTTTCGGAATGATGCATGAAATTGCTGCACTGATTGATCCCGCCTGCTTCGAAATGGATCCCATTGCGGCACTGGAGAGGATGGGCGAGGCCGGTTCGCACATTGCCTGTTCGCCGTTGATCTACGGCTACGTCAATTATTCCATCGATGGTTTCAGGCCCAATCTCGTCGCCTTTGCTGATATTCCCGCCGCGGGTGATGATGGTCCTGCTGGTTCGTCACTGGGCGGCACGGGCATCGGTGTTTCGGCTTTTTCAACAAATCGCACCGCGGCTATCGATTTCGCGTACTGGATTGCCGGAGGCGACATACAGCGTGGACCGTATGCGTCAGCGGGTGGTCAACCGGCACACGCGGACGCTTGGGAAGACGAAACCGTCAATGAGGCAACGGCGAATTTTTACACAGCAACGCGCAAGACGCTTGAAGCTGCTTGGGTGCGCCCGCGCCATAACGGTTATATGAACTTTCAAGAAGCCGCTTCAGATAGGCTTAATGCGGGCCTTTTGCAGCGCCACGCTGCACGGACCGTCATCGATGACCTGAATGCACTATTTCGACAAAGTTTTGCCGGGTAA
- a CDS encoding HlyD family secretion protein encodes MADGSPSLRIPANSDDAVRNDAVMEKPDTTIETAPPIPVAKDTTAPARAPAARTRRSLKRPLLFGLLPVLLIVGGYFYATGGQVMSTDNAYIQADMVGVSTDVSGIVQSVDVRDNQQVKQGDVLFRLDASPYAIALAGAKAQLGVVRNQILNLEASYRQSLAEITQAEADIPFFQTSLQRQQDLNASSFASRATYDQAKHDLDAAQQKVDVAKAEAAATLAQLGGNADQPVEQNPSYLQQQSAVDNAQRNLDHTVVRAPFDGIVTNVSSLQTGAYLQASQAGFSLVSTTHMWIAASPKETELTYVRPGQTVAISVDTYPDVKWKGTVSSISPASGSSFSLLPAQNTTGNWVKVVQRIPMLVSIDDMAGKPPLRVGMSVTVGVDTGHARGLSSFMTDVVGLFGSKDHV; translated from the coding sequence ATGGCTGACGGTTCACCTTCTCTGCGGATACCTGCCAATTCGGACGACGCCGTGCGTAATGACGCGGTTATGGAAAAACCCGATACGACCATCGAAACGGCGCCTCCCATACCTGTGGCCAAGGACACGACGGCCCCTGCGCGCGCGCCAGCGGCGCGTACCCGGCGCAGCCTGAAGCGCCCGCTGCTCTTCGGGCTTTTGCCGGTTCTTTTGATCGTTGGCGGCTATTTCTATGCGACTGGCGGTCAGGTCATGTCGACCGACAACGCCTATATCCAAGCCGACATGGTCGGCGTTTCTACCGACGTGTCCGGTATCGTGCAGTCTGTGGATGTCCGGGACAATCAGCAGGTCAAGCAGGGTGATGTGCTGTTCCGTCTCGACGCATCTCCCTACGCGATCGCGCTTGCCGGTGCAAAGGCGCAACTCGGCGTAGTGCGCAATCAAATTCTCAACCTCGAAGCGAGTTACAGGCAATCGTTGGCCGAGATTACCCAGGCCGAAGCCGACATTCCGTTTTTTCAAACGTCGCTGCAGCGCCAGCAGGACCTGAATGCAAGCTCCTTCGCGTCCAGGGCGACCTACGACCAGGCCAAGCACGATCTCGACGCGGCCCAGCAAAAGGTCGACGTCGCCAAGGCAGAAGCTGCGGCAACCCTGGCGCAGCTTGGTGGCAACGCAGATCAACCCGTTGAGCAAAATCCTTCCTATCTGCAGCAGCAATCGGCTGTCGACAATGCCCAGCGCAATCTCGACCACACGGTTGTCCGTGCCCCGTTTGACGGTATCGTCACCAATGTAAGCTCTCTGCAGACCGGCGCGTATCTTCAGGCGTCGCAGGCAGGTTTCAGTCTCGTCTCGACGACGCATATGTGGATCGCTGCGAGCCCGAAAGAGACAGAACTCACCTATGTGCGTCCCGGCCAGACAGTCGCCATTAGCGTCGATACTTATCCAGACGTGAAGTGGAAGGGCACGGTCTCCAGCATCAGCCCGGCTTCCGGCTCCAGTTTTTCGCTGCTGCCTGCCCAGAACACCACAGGCAACTGGGTGAAAGTTGTCCAGCGCATTCCCATGCTCGTCAGTATAGATGACATGGCGGGTAAGCCGCCGCTGCGGGTGGGCATGAGTGTCACTGTGGGTGTCGATACAGGCCATGCCCGGGGCCTCTCATCTTTCATGACAGACGTCGTTGGTCTTTTCGGCAGCAAGGATCATGTCTGA
- a CDS encoding transglutaminase-like domain-containing protein, with translation MLIRIGYEISIRCNQPTPMTTYLNVEAERIPDIQCERGPTATPDTKLETFHDLFGNSCIRLLAPAGNLSLKYDAVVKDDGLPDPIDEDATEVSVDQLPTECLAYLSASRYCETDELSNLAWSLFGHIKPGWSRVQAITDYVNQRLTFSYGFARSTRTAAQTHEERVGVCRDFAHLAVAFCRCMNIPARYVNGYLGDIGVPADPAPMDFNAWFEVYLGGRWHTFDARHNQRRIGRIVVARGRDAADIPLIHTFGPHELTNFKVWTFEEHDPSFASQRFEKVSLVTPWFSQRWSRLSRAVRERSETEPTI, from the coding sequence ATGCTGATCCGTATCGGTTACGAGATATCTATTCGCTGTAACCAGCCCACCCCTATGACGACCTATCTCAACGTGGAAGCGGAGCGCATACCGGACATCCAATGCGAGCGCGGTCCGACCGCTACCCCTGACACAAAGCTTGAAACGTTTCACGATCTTTTCGGAAACAGTTGCATCCGTCTCTTGGCTCCTGCGGGCAACCTCTCGTTGAAGTATGACGCAGTCGTCAAGGATGACGGCCTCCCCGACCCGATAGATGAAGATGCAACCGAGGTAAGCGTCGACCAGTTGCCGACCGAGTGCTTGGCCTATCTGTCGGCGAGCCGCTATTGCGAGACCGACGAGTTGAGCAATCTGGCGTGGAGTCTCTTTGGCCACATCAAACCCGGCTGGTCGCGAGTTCAGGCGATAACTGATTATGTTAACCAGCGACTGACCTTCAGCTATGGTTTTGCCAGATCGACGCGCACTGCAGCGCAAACACATGAGGAGCGCGTCGGCGTTTGCCGTGACTTCGCGCATCTGGCTGTTGCTTTCTGCCGCTGCATGAATATTCCCGCACGCTATGTGAACGGCTATTTAGGCGATATCGGCGTGCCGGCTGACCCGGCGCCAATGGACTTCAACGCCTGGTTCGAGGTCTATCTCGGCGGTAGATGGCACACATTCGACGCCCGGCACAATCAGCGTCGCATCGGGCGGATTGTCGTAGCGCGCGGCCGGGATGCTGCCGATATCCCATTGATCCACACGTTCGGACCGCATGAATTGACAAATTTCAAAGTCTGGACCTTCGAGGAACACGATCCATCCTTTGCCAGTCAACGCTTTGAGAAAGTATCGCTGGTGACCCCTTGGTTCAGTCAGCGCTGGTCGCGTTTGTCGCGGGCTGTCAGGGAAAGATCGGAAACAGAGCCGACTATCTAG
- a CDS encoding DHA2 family efflux MFS transporter permease subunit yields MSDIIAIPGAAPVVANRGAITACVILAVIMQALDTTIANVALPYIQGSVSASADQINWVLTSYIVAAAIMTPPSGFLAARFGRKNVLLTAIVGFVAASVLCGLAQSLPQIVVFRLMQGLFGASLVPLSQGILLDIYSVEDRGRAMALFGVSVMVGPVLGPVIGGWLTDHISWRWVFYINVPIGMLAFFGIVAFVSETTKEVSAKLDWFGFGTLSLAIATLQLFLDRGEQLDWFSSAEIQIEALICAGAFYLFLVHTFTAKKSFVNPRLFLDRNFSVSMFFIFVIGVTYLASLALMTPYLQTLMGYPVVTAGIVMGPRGVGTMVCMFIVGRLIGKVDTRLLLVLGFSLTAWAMYDMTGWTPDVSQWTIIYVGFIQGAGLGFLFVPLTTIAFATLPAPMRGEGTGLYNLSRNIGSSVGIAVVTALITENVQSNHSSIAAYVTPFNHAFNAPAVMQHLDPMKAAGRAALDGMITTQATIIAYMDDFKLLMIMSLVSIPLVMLLRKPASNAAPADHAAVME; encoded by the coding sequence ATGTCTGATATCATCGCAATTCCCGGCGCTGCACCCGTTGTCGCCAATCGCGGCGCGATAACCGCCTGCGTCATCCTTGCGGTGATCATGCAGGCGCTCGACACAACGATCGCCAATGTGGCGCTGCCCTACATTCAGGGCAGTGTCTCGGCGAGCGCTGATCAGATCAACTGGGTTCTCACCTCCTATATCGTCGCCGCCGCCATCATGACGCCGCCGTCGGGCTTTCTTGCCGCCCGCTTCGGCCGAAAGAACGTCCTCCTGACCGCAATTGTCGGTTTCGTGGCCGCGTCGGTTCTTTGCGGTCTCGCCCAGTCCTTGCCGCAGATCGTGGTCTTCCGGCTGATGCAAGGTCTTTTCGGCGCATCGCTCGTGCCCTTGTCACAGGGTATTCTGCTCGACATCTATTCGGTGGAAGACCGCGGCAGGGCCATGGCGCTTTTCGGCGTATCGGTAATGGTCGGCCCTGTACTCGGACCGGTCATCGGTGGCTGGCTCACCGACCATATCAGCTGGCGTTGGGTATTCTATATCAACGTGCCCATCGGCATGCTTGCGTTCTTCGGTATCGTGGCCTTCGTTTCCGAAACAACGAAAGAGGTGAGCGCAAAACTCGACTGGTTCGGCTTCGGAACGCTGAGCCTTGCCATCGCAACGCTGCAGCTCTTCCTCGACCGCGGCGAACAGCTCGACTGGTTCTCTTCCGCTGAAATCCAGATAGAGGCGTTGATCTGCGCCGGTGCCTTCTATCTCTTTCTTGTGCACACGTTTACGGCGAAGAAATCCTTCGTCAATCCACGGCTCTTCCTCGACCGCAACTTTTCGGTCAGCATGTTCTTCATCTTCGTCATAGGCGTTACATACCTCGCCTCGCTCGCCTTGATGACGCCCTATCTGCAGACGCTGATGGGCTATCCCGTCGTCACTGCCGGTATCGTCATGGGGCCACGCGGCGTCGGTACAATGGTCTGCATGTTTATAGTCGGCAGACTGATCGGCAAGGTCGATACGCGCCTTTTGCTGGTCCTCGGCTTCAGCCTGACCGCATGGGCCATGTATGACATGACCGGCTGGACGCCCGACGTGTCGCAGTGGACCATCATCTATGTGGGCTTCATCCAGGGCGCCGGCCTCGGCTTCCTTTTCGTGCCGCTTACGACCATCGCCTTTGCCACCCTCCCCGCACCGATGCGCGGCGAAGGGACCGGCCTCTACAATCTCTCGCGCAATATCGGCTCGAGCGTCGGCATCGCTGTCGTCACCGCGCTTATCACTGAGAATGTGCAAAGCAATCATTCGTCGATCGCCGCCTATGTCACGCCGTTCAACCATGCATTCAACGCGCCGGCGGTAATGCAGCATCTCGACCCGATGAAGGCCGCAGGTCGTGCTGCGCTGGACGGAATGATCACAACGCAGGCGACAATTATCGCCTACATGGACGATTTCAAGCTGTTGATGATCATGTCGCTGGTCTCGATCCCGCTGGTCATGTTGCTGCGCAAGCCTGCGTCAAATGCCGCCCCAGCCGATCACGCGGCCGTTATGGAATAG
- a CDS encoding YbaB/EbfC family nucleoid-associated protein translates to MRDIMGMMKQAKEMQAKMAAMQEEISALEAEGQAGGGLVTVKLSGKGALTALTIDPSLFKEDDIEVIEDLIIAAHNEAKMKVEAIMAEKTQALTAGLPIPPGFKLPF, encoded by the coding sequence ATGCGTGACATTATGGGCATGATGAAACAGGCCAAAGAAATGCAGGCCAAGATGGCGGCCATGCAGGAAGAGATTTCTGCACTTGAAGCGGAAGGCCAAGCAGGGGGCGGCCTTGTGACTGTAAAACTCTCGGGCAAAGGCGCGCTGACCGCTCTCACCATTGATCCGTCGCTGTTCAAGGAAGACGATATCGAGGTTATCGAGGACCTGATCATCGCGGCGCACAACGAAGCCAAGATGAAGGTCGAGGCGATTATGGCCGAGAAGACGCAGGCGCTGACCGCAGGCCTGCCAATCCCGCCCGGATTCAAGCTGCCCTTCTAG
- a CDS encoding FAD-containing oxidoreductase: protein MTKAFDAIIIGAGQAGPSLAGRLTNAGMKVLMVERKLFGGTCVNTGCMPTKTLVASAYAAHLARRGADFGIETDGSVQINMKRVKQRADTVSFNARTGVEKFLRGMDGCTVVQGHARFTGASEIDIDGAAFTAPRIFLNLGGRANVPDMPGIGDVEFLTNTSILGLDEVPKHLVVVGGSYIGLEFAQMYRRFGADVTIVEKGPRLISREDEDVSEAIKDILEGEGIAVRLNAECISFKPHAEGAEVGVDCTAGSPTVVGSHVLLAIGRRPNTDDLGADKAGIELDERGYIKVDDQLETNVPGIWAIGDCNGRGAFTHTAYNDFEIVAANLLDGENRKVTDRILGYALYIDPPLGRVGLTEAQARKSGRPLLTSKRPMSRVGRAVEKDETQGFMKVVVDAQTKKVLGAAILGTGGDEAIHGILDVMNVDATYPQLKWAVPIHPTVSELIPTLLGDLKESK from the coding sequence ATGACCAAAGCTTTCGACGCGATCATCATCGGTGCAGGGCAGGCCGGGCCATCTCTGGCGGGTCGTCTCACGAACGCCGGCATGAAAGTGCTCATGGTCGAACGCAAGCTATTCGGAGGTACGTGCGTCAACACAGGATGTATGCCGACGAAGACGCTGGTCGCGAGTGCCTATGCAGCACACCTTGCCCGACGTGGTGCCGATTTTGGCATCGAGACGGATGGGTCTGTCCAAATCAACATGAAGCGGGTCAAGCAGCGCGCCGACACCGTTTCGTTCAATGCCCGCACAGGAGTCGAGAAGTTCTTGCGCGGCATGGACGGCTGCACGGTTGTTCAGGGTCATGCCCGCTTCACCGGAGCAAGTGAAATCGATATCGATGGCGCGGCCTTCACCGCACCCCGAATTTTCCTCAATCTTGGTGGCCGCGCCAATGTGCCGGACATGCCCGGCATCGGAGACGTAGAATTTCTCACGAACACATCCATTCTCGGTCTCGATGAGGTACCCAAGCACCTGGTTGTCGTTGGCGGCAGCTATATTGGCCTCGAATTTGCGCAAATGTATCGCCGGTTTGGCGCGGACGTGACCATTGTCGAGAAAGGTCCAAGGCTGATTTCACGCGAGGACGAGGATGTATCCGAAGCGATCAAGGACATTCTGGAGGGCGAGGGAATTGCGGTTCGCCTTAATGCGGAATGCATATCGTTTAAACCTCACGCCGAGGGTGCGGAGGTCGGTGTCGATTGCACAGCCGGTTCACCAACGGTTGTCGGCTCACATGTGTTGCTGGCAATCGGTCGGCGGCCCAACACCGACGATCTTGGTGCCGACAAGGCAGGTATAGAACTTGATGAGCGTGGATACATCAAAGTTGATGATCAGCTGGAGACAAACGTTCCTGGCATCTGGGCAATTGGCGATTGCAACGGGCGTGGCGCCTTCACTCACACGGCCTATAATGATTTCGAGATCGTTGCGGCAAATCTCCTTGACGGAGAGAACCGCAAAGTGACCGATCGTATCCTCGGCTATGCGCTCTATATCGATCCGCCGCTCGGCCGGGTAGGCCTGACCGAAGCGCAGGCGCGCAAGAGCGGGAGGCCTTTGCTGACTTCCAAGAGGCCGATGAGCCGTGTCGGCCGCGCTGTGGAAAAGGATGAGACGCAAGGCTTCATGAAGGTCGTGGTGGACGCACAGACGAAAAAGGTACTCGGTGCCGCCATACTCGGGACGGGCGGCGATGAGGCGATCCACGGTATTCTCGATGTCATGAATGTGGATGCGACCTATCCTCAATTGAAATGGGCGGTACCGATACATCCTACGGTCTCTGAGCTAATTCCAACGCTGCTCGGAGACCTCAAGGAATCAAAATGA
- the recR gene encoding recombination mediator RecR: protein MSKRIAGPEIERLIQLLAKVPGLGPRSARRAALHLIKKKEALLIPLGSAMQDAAEKVRICSTCGNVDTSDPCMICTDPRRERATLIVVEDVSDLWALERAGSMNVRYHVLGGRMSPLDGIGPDDLNIASLVGRVAEGEIKEVILAVNATVEGQTTAHYITDQLSGLDVRVTRLAHGVPVGGELDYLDEGTLTAALRARTSL, encoded by the coding sequence ATGTCGAAACGAATCGCCGGTCCTGAAATTGAGCGTCTGATCCAGCTCCTGGCCAAAGTGCCAGGGCTCGGGCCGCGTTCGGCGCGCCGGGCTGCGCTGCATCTCATCAAGAAGAAGGAAGCGCTGCTGATACCACTTGGTTCTGCCATGCAGGATGCCGCTGAAAAGGTGCGTATCTGCTCGACGTGTGGCAACGTCGATACATCTGATCCGTGCATGATCTGCACTGACCCGCGCCGCGAACGCGCAACACTGATCGTTGTCGAAGACGTTTCCGATCTCTGGGCGCTGGAGCGTGCCGGGTCGATGAACGTGCGCTATCACGTGCTTGGCGGGCGTATGTCGCCCCTGGATGGCATCGGGCCGGACGATCTCAATATCGCATCGCTCGTTGGGCGGGTGGCGGAAGGCGAGATCAAGGAGGTAATCCTTGCAGTCAACGCCACGGTCGAGGGCCAGACGACAGCACACTATATTACTGACCAGCTTTCAGGCCTTGATGTTCGCGTCACACGGCTCGCCCATGGTGTCCCTGTTGGCGGCGAGCTCGATTATCTTGACGAAGGAACCTTGACCGCCGCGCTGCGGGCGCGAACATCGCTGTAG
- a CDS encoding lytic murein transglycosylase — protein MSSSAVAASNPEIETQFQTWLANDLWPEAKSKGISKATFDQAFSGVSLNLELPDLVMPGEKPQTPKKQTQSEFGSPGKYFNDKTINAVTSGGTARSGQYARILKAVEAKYGVPGEIVLAIWGRESGYGSVKIPNNAFTVLGTKAFMATRKDMFREELVAALEIVQRGYISAGSMKSSWAGALGQPQFMPSSYLEHAVDFDGDGKRDIWNSVPDTLGSIAHYLAQYGWQDGRDWGYEVNVPANVSCALEGPDQGKPFAAWEKLGIARVNGKPFPSSETKREGFLLMPAGRHGPAFIVTKNFYVIKEYNMSDLYALFISHVGDRIAHGATGFSAGWGDVGGLYRSDIAGLQRALEKKGYDAGGADGFPGFKTRRSIGDWQAKQGLAPTCFPDKDLIAAIR, from the coding sequence CTGAGTTCTTCAGCGGTGGCCGCGTCGAACCCCGAGATCGAAACACAGTTTCAAACATGGCTCGCCAATGATCTCTGGCCGGAGGCCAAATCGAAAGGTATTTCCAAGGCGACCTTCGATCAGGCTTTCTCGGGTGTGTCGCTGAATTTAGAGCTTCCCGACCTCGTAATGCCGGGTGAAAAACCTCAGACACCGAAGAAGCAGACTCAATCCGAGTTCGGTTCGCCCGGCAAGTATTTCAATGACAAGACAATCAATGCGGTCACCTCTGGAGGAACGGCCCGTTCCGGGCAATATGCGCGCATCTTGAAGGCAGTCGAGGCGAAATATGGTGTGCCGGGTGAGATCGTACTCGCGATCTGGGGACGTGAGAGCGGTTACGGCAGTGTCAAAATTCCAAACAATGCGTTTACCGTGCTCGGCACCAAGGCTTTCATGGCGACGCGCAAGGATATGTTCCGAGAAGAGCTTGTCGCCGCACTGGAGATCGTTCAAAGAGGATATATCAGCGCCGGCAGCATGAAAAGTTCCTGGGCGGGCGCCTTGGGCCAGCCGCAATTCATGCCGAGTTCATATCTCGAACACGCCGTAGACTTTGACGGGGATGGCAAACGTGACATCTGGAATTCTGTACCCGACACGCTTGGTTCTATCGCGCACTACCTTGCGCAATATGGCTGGCAGGACGGCCGTGACTGGGGTTATGAGGTCAATGTTCCGGCTAATGTCAGTTGTGCGCTGGAAGGTCCTGACCAAGGCAAGCCTTTTGCAGCGTGGGAAAAGCTCGGCATTGCCCGCGTCAACGGCAAGCCATTTCCTTCCAGCGAGACCAAACGTGAAGGCTTTCTGCTGATGCCTGCTGGACGGCACGGCCCGGCATTCATCGTCACCAAGAATTTTTATGTGATCAAGGAATACAACATGAGTGATCTCTATGCGCTGTTTATCAGCCATGTCGGGGATCGTATCGCGCACGGCGCAACGGGCTTTTCCGCCGGTTGGGGCGATGTCGGCGGACTCTATCGTTCCGATATCGCGGGACTCCAGCGGGCGCTGGAAAAGAAGGGCTATGATGCGGGTGGCGCGGATGGTTTTCCCGGTTTTAAAACTCGTCGCTCAATTGGTGATTGGCAGGCAAAACAGGGACTGGCGCCTACCTGCTTTCCCGATAAGGATTTGATCGCTGCAATCAGGTGA